Proteins encoded together in one Chthoniobacterales bacterium window:
- a CDS encoding GIY-YIG nuclease family protein: MPSTQRKSGKSDLLAIGLEDAARWQIDGKKLKHVGDKSANWRRLTAIPNCLYAFCCGDDVLYIGKTTKTLAKRFAGYCDPGNGRATNWKCHQKIRALLQGGKNVRIFVLPSHSHLSWGGFEINLAAGLEDALVKAFKPPWNGSNKHLLTETTINEEELNEKP; this comes from the coding sequence ATGCCCTCCACGCAGCGCAAATCAGGAAAATCCGACCTCCTCGCCATCGGCTTGGAGGACGCTGCGCGTTGGCAGATCGATGGCAAGAAGCTCAAGCACGTAGGTGACAAGAGCGCGAACTGGCGACGCCTCACCGCGATCCCGAATTGCCTCTACGCCTTCTGCTGCGGAGACGACGTCCTTTACATCGGTAAAACGACCAAAACCCTCGCCAAACGCTTCGCGGGCTACTGCGATCCCGGCAACGGACGAGCGACGAACTGGAAATGCCACCAGAAAATCCGCGCCCTGCTCCAAGGGGGCAAAAATGTCCGCATCTTTGTCCTCCCGTCCCACTCGCACCTTTCGTGGGGCGGATTCGAGATCAACCTCGCCGCCGGGCTTGAGGATGCACTCGTCAAGGCGTTCAAGCCGCCATGGAACGGCAGCAATAAACATCTGCTTACCGAAACAACCATCAACGAAGAAGAACTCAACGAAAAGCCATGA
- a CDS encoding ISL3 family transposase — MARMRKLGAATVSRIYAEFTRRKAAERLSLHCPAVLGIDEHTLHRGLRFATTFTDLKNHRVFDVVAGRSLAELRAYLDRLRGRDKVRVVCIDLSSPYRHLVARCFPKAKIVADRFHAVRAVIAHFLELVRQIAPETKNHRGLLALWRKRPENLTPAQCQRLSALFGCRPALRPLHEKMHDIRRLLNTKNRTKAQCRPLAAKLLGAIEELRHSGFQPLVSLARTLHSWREPLAAMWRFSKNNGITEGFHRKMKLIQRRAYGFRNFQNYRLRVIAQCG; from the coding sequence ATGGCCAGAATGCGCAAGCTCGGCGCGGCAACCGTCTCGCGCATCTACGCCGAGTTCACCCGGCGCAAAGCCGCCGAGCGCTTGAGCCTGCACTGCCCGGCCGTGCTCGGCATCGACGAGCACACGCTCCACCGCGGCCTGCGCTTTGCCACCACTTTCACCGACCTCAAAAACCACCGTGTCTTCGACGTCGTCGCCGGCCGCAGCTTGGCCGAGTTGCGCGCCTACCTCGACCGCCTCCGCGGCCGGGACAAGGTCCGCGTCGTCTGTATCGACCTTTCCAGCCCCTACCGCCACCTCGTCGCCCGCTGCTTCCCCAAGGCCAAGATCGTTGCCGACCGCTTCCACGCCGTGCGCGCCGTCATCGCGCACTTCCTGGAACTCGTCCGCCAGATCGCCCCGGAGACAAAGAACCACCGCGGCCTCTTGGCACTCTGGCGCAAGCGCCCTGAAAACCTCACTCCCGCCCAATGCCAGCGCCTGAGCGCCCTCTTCGGGTGCCGCCCGGCTCTGCGCCCTCTGCACGAAAAAATGCATGATATTCGGCGGCTGCTTAACACCAAAAACCGCACCAAGGCCCAGTGCAGACCGCTGGCGGCAAAACTCCTCGGCGCCATCGAAGAACTGCGCCATAGCGGCTTCCAACCTCTGGTCTCTTTGGCCAGAACCCTCCACTCTTGGCGCGAACCCTTGGCCGCCATGTGGCGCTTCTCCAAAAACAACGGCATCACCGAGGGCTTCCACAGAAAAATGAAGCTCATCCAGCGCCGCGCCTACGGCTTCAGAAACTTCCAAAACTACCGCCTCCGCGTTATCGCCCAGTGCGGCTAA
- a CDS encoding porin, with product MKNYIVEFIGTFFLFLVISLSTRVVAAPLLAPLAIGATLMVMVYAGGRISGGHYNPAVSLAVAIRGALPYAQLLPYWVAQLAGAVVAAFTAFILVGPDGITVLQAEPLKVFVAEILFTTALAYVVLQTATAKKAEGNSYFGLAIGATVMVGALSVGPISGGAFNPAVAVGACVAGLFAWSQLWIYLAGCFAGGIVAAILFKLTTTDGE from the coding sequence ATGAAAAACTATATTGTCGAATTCATCGGGACGTTCTTCCTGTTCCTTGTCATCAGCCTCTCCACACGGGTGGTTGCCGCGCCGTTGCTGGCACCGTTGGCCATAGGAGCGACTCTCATGGTGATGGTCTATGCCGGGGGACGGATTTCCGGCGGTCACTACAACCCGGCCGTCTCCCTTGCCGTGGCGATCCGCGGCGCGTTGCCCTACGCGCAACTGCTGCCTTATTGGGTTGCTCAACTCGCCGGCGCGGTGGTGGCTGCCTTTACAGCCTTCATCCTCGTGGGGCCCGACGGCATCACGGTGCTACAAGCCGAGCCGCTCAAGGTCTTTGTGGCTGAAATTCTGTTCACAACAGCTCTGGCTTACGTCGTTCTGCAGACCGCAACCGCCAAAAAAGCGGAGGGCAACTCCTACTTCGGGTTGGCCATTGGTGCGACGGTGATGGTCGGGGCGCTCAGCGTCGGTCCGATCTCCGGGGGCGCCTTCAATCCGGCCGTGGCCGTTGGTGCCTGCGTGGCAGGACTTTTCGCCTGGTCGCAGCTTTGGATCTACCTCGCGGGATGTTTTGCTGGCGGTATCGTGGCCGCAATCCTCTTCAAGCTGACTACGACGGACGGCGAATAA
- a CDS encoding glycosyltransferase family 2 protein, whose product MSSSESRPTCIAAAVATYRRDQELRRLLDCVADSNVAVQGRVFVADNASSPETRDVCAQARVPCIWLPQPANKGPGPAWNEAIAKALANPDVTHVLVLDDDVVPATDTLAILHAALKASGAAAAAPLLFDESGLLWGFPEPRDVELRRVIRRINSPAQCRAAMGNEPHAFCWATGACMLYARVAFDRCGFFREDFWMLGEDLEFSMRVAYALGGVFTAAASVQHLSPPSDPASSRLRHRLKFLALLQNLSFLAFRSPHSAHLKTYLAGNFKRYALTEGCAPATLLDAWKTFLNGALRGQPAGTPSGEHLRKRVERRLQKDRPE is encoded by the coding sequence ATGAGTTCATCCGAGAGCCGACCCACATGCATAGCCGCGGCTGTTGCCACCTACAGGCGCGATCAGGAGCTGCGACGGCTCCTCGATTGCGTTGCAGACAGCAACGTCGCAGTGCAGGGCCGCGTCTTCGTCGCCGACAACGCTTCATCGCCGGAGACCCGGGACGTGTGCGCCCAAGCTCGAGTCCCATGCATCTGGCTTCCCCAACCTGCCAACAAGGGACCAGGCCCGGCGTGGAATGAGGCGATTGCAAAAGCCCTCGCAAATCCTGACGTCACCCATGTGCTCGTCCTCGACGACGACGTTGTGCCTGCGACTGACACTCTCGCGATTTTGCACGCCGCATTGAAGGCATCCGGCGCTGCGGCCGCTGCACCCCTGCTTTTCGACGAGAGCGGGTTGCTCTGGGGGTTTCCCGAACCGCGGGACGTTGAACTGCGGCGCGTCATTCGCCGCATCAATTCTCCAGCCCAATGTCGCGCGGCCATGGGAAACGAACCGCATGCGTTCTGCTGGGCCACGGGCGCGTGCATGCTCTACGCGAGAGTCGCTTTCGATCGGTGCGGGTTTTTTCGCGAAGATTTTTGGATGTTGGGCGAGGATCTCGAATTCTCGATGCGGGTCGCATACGCGTTGGGTGGTGTATTTACTGCCGCAGCGTCCGTGCAGCACCTGTCTCCCCCGTCCGATCCCGCGTCATCGCGCCTGCGACACCGCCTTAAATTCCTCGCGCTGCTTCAAAATCTCTCCTTTTTGGCCTTCCGGTCTCCGCACAGCGCGCACTTGAAAACCTACCTCGCAGGCAATTTCAAACGTTACGCCCTCACCGAAGGCTGTGCACCGGCGACGTTGCTCGACGCGTGGAAAACCTTTCTCAATGGAGCTCTGCGCGGGCAGCCGGCCGGAACGCCGTCCGGAGAACATTTGCGCAAGCGCGTGGAGCGACGCCTGCAAAAAGACCGCCCTGAATGA
- a CDS encoding tyrosine--tRNA ligase has protein sequence MSPGEALETLCRGCAEVISRDELKKKLSAGRRLRVKLGVDPTAPDIHFGHTVGLQKLRQFQDLGHEGILIIGDFTAMIGDPSGRSATRPQLTHDQVLANAKTYQEQAFKVLDRSKTKVVFNGEWFKKMTFTDVIKLNSRVTLQQMLQREDFRERMDKAQPIRAHEVQYPIMQGWDSVMIQADVELGGTDQLFNIMVGRDLQKEEGQEPQVAMMLPILEGLDGAQKMSKSLGNAVGVNEAPGSMFGKVMSISDDLMARWYVLLLGRELSKGEHPMSAKKELGRALVARFHSDDDAAHALEEFEKRFSGRDLENAELPVFRPAVPLIDVITAGVEAYAQCFKQIKSRSDVRRLVIQGSVQWCGEKVTDPKAMLDLSQTGILRLDKTRAVRVG, from the coding sequence ATGAGTCCCGGCGAAGCCTTGGAAACACTCTGTCGCGGATGCGCGGAGGTCATCAGTCGCGACGAGCTGAAAAAGAAACTTTCCGCCGGCCGCCGTCTCCGTGTGAAGCTCGGTGTTGACCCGACCGCGCCGGATATCCATTTCGGGCACACGGTAGGTTTGCAAAAGTTGCGCCAGTTTCAGGATCTCGGCCACGAGGGTATCCTCATCATCGGAGATTTCACCGCGATGATCGGCGATCCGAGCGGGCGATCGGCGACGCGTCCGCAGCTGACGCACGACCAAGTGCTGGCCAACGCGAAGACTTATCAGGAGCAGGCTTTCAAGGTGCTCGATAGATCCAAGACGAAGGTCGTTTTCAACGGCGAGTGGTTCAAGAAGATGACCTTCACCGACGTGATCAAGCTCAACAGCCGCGTGACTCTCCAGCAGATGCTGCAACGCGAGGACTTCCGCGAGCGCATGGACAAGGCCCAACCGATCCGTGCCCACGAGGTTCAATACCCGATCATGCAGGGCTGGGATTCGGTCATGATCCAAGCCGATGTCGAGCTCGGCGGCACCGACCAGCTTTTCAATATCATGGTCGGACGCGACCTGCAGAAAGAGGAGGGCCAGGAGCCGCAGGTGGCCATGATGCTTCCCATCCTCGAAGGACTCGATGGCGCGCAGAAGATGAGCAAGAGCCTCGGCAATGCCGTCGGCGTGAATGAAGCGCCGGGCAGCATGTTCGGCAAAGTCATGAGCATCTCCGACGACCTCATGGCGCGATGGTATGTCCTGTTGCTCGGGCGCGAGCTTTCAAAGGGCGAACATCCCATGTCCGCGAAGAAAGAATTGGGCCGAGCACTGGTCGCCAGGTTCCACTCCGATGACGACGCCGCCCATGCCTTGGAGGAGTTCGAAAAGCGCTTCAGCGGACGCGACTTGGAAAACGCCGAATTGCCGGTGTTCCGACCTGCGGTGCCGCTTATCGATGTCATTACCGCCGGCGTCGAGGCTTACGCTCAGTGCTTCAAGCAGATCAAATCGCGCAGCGACGTGCGGCGCCTCGTTATCCAAGGCAGCGTGCAGTGGTGCGGAGAAAAAGTCACCGACCCCAAAGCCATGCTCGACCTCTCGCAAACTGGGATTTTGCGTTTGGACAAGACGCGCGCGGTGAGGGTCGGGTAG
- a CDS encoding YkgJ family cysteine cluster protein — protein MPRRLGGRLSTAAALAEVRAIYCDLAERPLERRCELRTECCHFKLTGKTPYLTRGEALLAAHALRTTGRKSLPSRNDGACPLLDAQTSRCLIYENRPFGCRTHFCAAAGGPYARRDVIDLIRRLETIDEQLGGDGPRALPGAISSVL, from the coding sequence ATGCCCCGTCGCCTTGGAGGGCGGCTGTCAACAGCCGCCGCGCTCGCCGAAGTCCGCGCCATTTACTGCGATCTCGCGGAACGTCCTCTCGAGCGTCGATGCGAACTGCGCACCGAGTGCTGCCATTTCAAGCTCACCGGCAAAACACCTTACCTCACCCGCGGTGAAGCGCTTCTCGCCGCGCATGCACTGAGGACCACCGGGCGCAAGTCGCTTCCCTCGCGCAACGACGGCGCCTGTCCCCTGCTCGACGCCCAAACGTCGCGCTGTCTCATCTACGAAAACCGCCCCTTCGGATGCCGCACCCATTTCTGCGCCGCGGCCGGCGGACCCTACGCTCGCCGCGATGTGATCGACCTCATCCGTCGCCTCGAAACAATCGACGAACAGCTCGGCGGTGACGGCCCGCGCGCATTGCCAGGCGCCATCTCTTCGGTTCTTTAG
- a CDS encoding peptidylprolyl isomerase: MKITKDHAVFFDYEVRNSRSEVLDSSAQGGPMAYVHGYASIIPGLEKALEGKTAGSELNVTVPPVEAYGLRDERRMGQVDRSIFPAGAEIKPGMRFRATSEHGTDNVVVVGVDGDTITVDANHPLAGETLTFQVTIRDVRPATPEEISHGHVHHAHSHEHDGCCGGDGHKHDDGGCCGGHGHGDGGGCGCH; this comes from the coding sequence ATGAAAATCACCAAAGACCACGCCGTTTTCTTCGACTATGAAGTCCGTAACAGCCGTTCCGAAGTCCTCGACAGCTCCGCCCAAGGCGGGCCCATGGCTTATGTGCACGGATATGCCAGCATCATTCCCGGATTGGAAAAAGCTCTCGAAGGCAAAACGGCCGGCAGCGAACTCAACGTCACCGTGCCGCCTGTCGAAGCCTACGGCCTGCGCGACGAGCGGCGCATGGGACAGGTTGACCGCTCGATTTTTCCGGCGGGCGCCGAGATCAAGCCCGGCATGCGCTTCCGGGCCACGAGCGAACACGGCACAGACAATGTTGTCGTGGTCGGCGTCGATGGCGACACCATCACCGTGGACGCAAACCATCCGCTTGCTGGCGAGACCCTGACTTTCCAAGTCACCATCCGCGATGTGCGACCCGCAACGCCCGAGGAAATTTCGCACGGGCATGTGCATCATGCGCATTCCCACGAGCATGACGGTTGCTGCGGGGGAGATGGCCATAAACACGACGACGGCGGATGCTGCGGTGGCCACGGCCATGGTGATGGCGGCGGTTGCGGCTGCCACTGA
- a CDS encoding DUF3820 family protein: MDAQAAADWEKLRTWTMPFGKFAGRKLYDLPAEYLCWFEQKGWPAGDLGRLLQIVLEAKRQGADHAFAPLRK; the protein is encoded by the coding sequence ATGGACGCGCAAGCCGCCGCCGACTGGGAAAAGCTCCGCACATGGACCATGCCATTCGGAAAATTCGCGGGCCGCAAACTTTACGACCTTCCTGCCGAATACCTCTGCTGGTTCGAGCAAAAAGGTTGGCCGGCTGGCGATCTCGGGCGCCTCCTGCAAATTGTCCTCGAAGCCAAACGCCAAGGCGCGGACCACGCCTTCGCGCCGCTGAGAAAATGA
- a CDS encoding PIN domain-containing protein, whose protein sequence is MESGSVLVDSNVYIGLLRRGLDPVEVLGDWAGPADLATCGMVRLEVERGLRVERVRRHMSAFFDVLIMIPTGNPAWARATELAWSLDRRGITLPAQDCLIAACAQAAGAAVLTDDRHFDYIARLEVLRPSDELDRW, encoded by the coding sequence ATGGAAAGCGGAAGCGTTCTCGTTGACAGCAATGTCTATATCGGGCTGCTGCGAAGAGGGCTCGATCCGGTCGAGGTGCTCGGGGATTGGGCCGGCCCGGCAGATCTTGCCACGTGCGGAATGGTGCGTCTCGAGGTCGAACGGGGGCTTCGTGTCGAGCGTGTGCGGAGGCATATGAGCGCGTTTTTCGACGTGCTCATCATGATCCCGACCGGAAATCCGGCATGGGCGCGGGCGACCGAGTTGGCGTGGTCTCTCGACCGTCGCGGGATTACTTTGCCTGCGCAGGATTGCCTCATTGCCGCCTGTGCCCAGGCAGCGGGTGCCGCGGTGCTCACCGACGACCGGCACTTCGACTACATCGCACGGCTGGAAGTGCTCCGTCCGTCCGACGAACTGGACCGCTGGTAA
- a CDS encoding chromate transporter: MSDQTPVVQRVSLARIFGVFALIGVTSFGGGIVAYLRRALVEKEGWLDAEEFMAALEIAQTLPGLNSTNMSVIVGRKLRGAIGAVVAVLGMVLPGALIVTILGFAYVALRKEPGISLVLTGVAAAATGLLLQVTLKIGWKQLIRAKDLVFVIIVFVLAGVFHVSLLVTLVTLAPLAIWMNRPGTEKEGA; encoded by the coding sequence ATGAGTGACCAAACTCCGGTTGTTCAGCGGGTTTCGCTTGCGCGCATCTTCGGGGTGTTCGCGCTCATCGGCGTGACGAGCTTCGGCGGTGGCATTGTTGCCTATCTTCGCCGTGCGCTGGTGGAAAAGGAAGGCTGGCTCGATGCGGAGGAATTCATGGCTGCTCTGGAAATCGCGCAGACTTTGCCGGGGCTTAATTCGACAAATATGAGTGTCATTGTCGGCCGGAAACTGCGCGGTGCGATCGGTGCCGTGGTGGCCGTGTTGGGCATGGTTTTGCCAGGGGCGCTGATTGTCACCATTCTCGGCTTTGCCTACGTCGCTTTGCGCAAGGAACCGGGGATCAGTCTCGTCCTGACCGGCGTTGCTGCCGCGGCCACCGGCCTTCTTTTGCAGGTGACGCTGAAGATCGGCTGGAAGCAATTGATCCGCGCGAAGGATCTCGTGTTTGTCATCATCGTTTTTGTATTGGCGGGCGTTTTTCATGTCTCTCTGCTCGTCACGCTTGTCACTTTGGCCCCGTTGGCGATCTGGATGAACCGGCCCGGAACGGAAAAGGAGGGGGCATGA
- a CDS encoding chromate transporter, whose amino-acid sequence MTKVVSLINVFALLSLLAVGGGTAVLPEMKHDTVVSHHWVTAQQFAEIYSLGQLAPGPNMTCVILVGYEVAGFAGLLAVLFAFFFPACLLCYFVSQMWDAAAGSPWRDAVQRGMAPIVIGLMLAGCYALGKTASFNPARGWEFNLITVGIGTAVAVILSVTRINPALTILGGGLAGYLLLG is encoded by the coding sequence ATGACAAAGGTAGTCAGCTTGATCAACGTTTTTGCCCTGCTTTCGCTTCTTGCAGTGGGCGGGGGAACGGCCGTGCTCCCGGAAATGAAGCATGACACGGTGGTGTCGCATCATTGGGTGACGGCGCAGCAGTTCGCGGAGATTTACAGTCTCGGGCAGTTGGCGCCCGGCCCCAACATGACGTGCGTCATCCTCGTCGGCTACGAGGTTGCCGGCTTCGCGGGTCTTCTCGCGGTGCTCTTTGCCTTCTTCTTTCCTGCATGCCTGCTCTGCTATTTTGTCAGCCAGATGTGGGACGCTGCGGCGGGCTCTCCCTGGCGTGATGCCGTGCAGCGGGGGATGGCGCCGATCGTCATTGGTCTGATGCTGGCGGGATGCTACGCGCTCGGAAAAACAGCGAGTTTCAATCCCGCGCGAGGATGGGAATTCAACTTGATAACTGTCGGGATCGGCACGGCGGTAGCAGTGATCTTGAGCGTCACGCGCATCAATCCGGCGCTGACGATCCTCGGTGGCGGGTTGGCCGGGTATCTCTTGCTTGGGTAG
- a CDS encoding FtsX-like permease family protein, with amino-acid sequence MTKPFSFFLALRYLKPKRTFLSLITVISILGVTLGIMVLILVISVMTGFEQELRRKVLGFDAHLVAGGETILADWPTQAAQIRAVPGVTGVAPFVQGPVLAEFEGRRMAPKVRAIDAESEKAVTNLQEFMVAGELKLDGDETVVGSALAGILGVGIGDKITVYSPGNLTEIVNEINKLESGKAETKDASQLREMVLPLELTVTGIFESGRYLYDSEFLLVPLHIGQELYGLGDGVHGLTIKTVHPYQAAAVREAIYAAVDPSPNISTWMDMNRDLFEAIHMERNVMFFILLFIVIVAAFGIMNTLITVTVQKTREIGILKALGARTGQIIGIFVGQGIVVGIFGTLIGLGTGIWLVQYRNQVSNWLSGVLGIEIFPKSIYQFSEIPAEIVPSDIAIICASAFLICTVAAIIPAWFAARMDPVSALRYE; translated from the coding sequence ATGACCAAGCCGTTCAGCTTTTTCCTCGCGCTGCGCTATCTCAAACCGAAGCGCACCTTTCTCAGCCTCATCACGGTTATCTCCATACTCGGGGTGACATTGGGAATCATGGTCCTGATCCTGGTGATTTCGGTGATGACCGGTTTCGAGCAGGAGTTGCGGCGGAAGGTCCTGGGCTTCGACGCGCATCTCGTCGCTGGGGGCGAGACCATCCTTGCGGACTGGCCAACGCAAGCGGCGCAGATACGCGCGGTTCCGGGGGTCACCGGCGTGGCGCCGTTTGTCCAAGGCCCGGTGCTCGCCGAATTCGAGGGACGCCGCATGGCACCCAAGGTGCGCGCGATCGACGCCGAATCGGAGAAGGCCGTCACCAACCTGCAGGAATTCATGGTCGCCGGCGAGTTGAAGCTCGACGGAGACGAGACCGTGGTCGGGTCCGCGCTTGCCGGAATACTGGGCGTCGGCATCGGTGACAAAATCACCGTTTATTCGCCCGGCAACTTGACGGAGATAGTCAACGAGATCAACAAACTCGAGTCGGGCAAAGCCGAGACGAAGGACGCCTCGCAACTCCGCGAAATGGTGCTGCCGCTGGAACTCACGGTGACAGGAATTTTCGAGTCCGGCCGCTACCTTTATGACTCCGAATTTCTCTTGGTTCCCCTGCACATCGGCCAAGAACTCTACGGCCTCGGTGACGGCGTGCACGGCCTCACCATCAAAACCGTTCACCCCTATCAGGCCGCTGCGGTGCGCGAAGCCATCTATGCCGCGGTCGATCCCTCCCCGAACATCTCGACCTGGATGGACATGAACCGCGACCTCTTCGAAGCCATCCACATGGAGCGCAATGTGATGTTTTTTATCCTGCTGTTCATTGTCATCGTCGCGGCTTTCGGCATCATGAACACCCTCATAACGGTCACAGTCCAAAAGACGCGCGAAATCGGAATCCTCAAGGCGCTTGGCGCGCGCACCGGTCAGATCATCGGCATCTTTGTAGGCCAAGGCATCGTCGTCGGCATTTTTGGAACACTTATCGGACTCGGCACCGGCATCTGGCTCGTGCAATACCGCAACCAAGTGAGCAACTGGCTTTCCGGCGTGCTCGGCATCGAGATCTTCCCGAAGTCCATCTACCAGTTTTCCGAGATCCCCGCGGAAATCGTGCCGTCCGACATCGCGATCATCTGCGCCAGCGCATTCCTCATCTGCACCGTCGCCGCGATTATCCCCGCATGGTTCGCCGCACGGATGGATCCTGTCAGCGCCCTGCGTTACGAGTAG
- the fabG gene encoding 3-oxoacyl-[acyl-carrier-protein] reductase, protein MSKQFEGQVAIVTGAGRGIGEAIARRLADEGAKIAVVSRTETNAAKTADAINAARADAAKAYAVDVADFDAVQELADAIIRDFGKVDILVNNAGLTRDGLSMRMSSEDWDVVVDTNLKGAFNFIRAVQRPMAKQRSGRIINISSVSGIMGNAGQANYAASKAGLIGLTKTIARELSSRGVTVNAVAPGFIETDMTNVLPESIRTAVVERVPLGRFGKPEDIASAVAFLAGAEAGYITGQALVVDGGMVM, encoded by the coding sequence ATGAGCAAGCAATTTGAAGGACAGGTGGCGATTGTGACGGGGGCCGGTCGTGGTATCGGTGAGGCTATTGCGCGGCGCTTGGCCGACGAGGGAGCAAAAATCGCCGTGGTCAGCCGCACCGAGACAAATGCGGCGAAGACCGCGGATGCAATCAATGCGGCGCGCGCCGATGCGGCCAAGGCCTACGCCGTCGATGTTGCCGACTTCGATGCGGTTCAGGAGCTGGCGGATGCCATCATCCGCGACTTCGGCAAGGTGGACATCCTCGTCAACAATGCCGGACTGACGCGCGACGGCCTTAGCATGCGGATGAGCAGCGAGGACTGGGATGTTGTGGTCGACACGAATTTGAAGGGCGCGTTCAACTTTATCCGCGCGGTGCAGCGGCCGATGGCCAAGCAGCGCAGCGGCCGTATCATCAACATCAGCTCGGTGAGCGGCATCATGGGCAATGCGGGGCAAGCAAACTACGCTGCGAGCAAGGCGGGGTTGATCGGCCTGACCAAAACAATCGCCCGCGAGCTTTCCAGCCGCGGTGTCACTGTCAATGCCGTCGCTCCCGGATTCATCGAGACGGATATGACCAACGTGCTGCCCGAGAGTATCCGCACCGCGGTCGTGGAGCGTGTTCCTTTGGGGCGGTTTGGAAAGCCCGAAGATATCGCGTCTGCAGTGGCCTTTCTCGCCGGGGCCGAAGCCGGTTACATCACGGGGCAGGCCCTCGTGGTCGATGGCGGCATGGTGATGTAG
- the sixA gene encoding phosphohistidine phosphatase SixA, with amino-acid sequence MLLYLLRHAEAEVLASRDYERRLTDKGRVQAGRVGKFCRQHKIRPDVLLSSPVVRAAETAGLVASELGKIEPVEVPWAACGMDPWRAMEELQAYGKFASVMLVGHQPDLGGLAAALLGMGDVGKLHVRKALLIAIDVHGRPAPDAGALEFFLPVKLM; translated from the coding sequence ATGCTTCTTTATCTCCTCAGGCATGCCGAGGCGGAGGTCCTCGCGTCGCGCGATTACGAGCGACGCCTAACGGACAAGGGGCGGGTGCAAGCAGGACGCGTCGGCAAGTTCTGCCGCCAACACAAGATCAGGCCCGATGTTCTTCTCTCCAGTCCCGTGGTGAGGGCTGCGGAAACGGCCGGACTCGTCGCGAGCGAGCTGGGGAAAATCGAGCCGGTTGAAGTTCCGTGGGCCGCCTGTGGCATGGACCCGTGGCGTGCAATGGAAGAACTGCAAGCCTACGGAAAATTTGCGTCAGTGATGCTCGTGGGGCACCAGCCGGATTTGGGCGGACTGGCGGCGGCGCTGCTCGGCATGGGTGATGTCGGCAAGTTGCATGTCCGCAAGGCGCTGCTCATCGCGATCGACGTCCACGGCAGGCCGGCCCCGGACGCCGGCGCTCTGGAATTCTTTCTGCCGGTCAAGTTGATGTAG
- a CDS encoding MotA/TolQ/ExbB proton channel family protein yields MTQALHAAFEFFARGGLFMALLLVLSIAALAVILFRAAALRVNLIFPRDLETAVEALQPGESLENLVFLAKSSPTPLGRILSVCLEHLRWPRQENVEAVQMRARHEIVRMESGLVLLEVATGIAPLLGLLGTLSGLVGIFSNIGEGGDPAAVARGISEALNTTIVGLAVAVVCLVAYNYFQRKVETMAVSLEGAAADLMAKCYGAEG; encoded by the coding sequence ATGACACAGGCCCTGCATGCAGCGTTCGAATTTTTTGCCCGCGGAGGATTATTCATGGCCCTCCTGCTCGTGTTGTCCATCGCCGCGCTTGCGGTGATTTTGTTCCGCGCGGCGGCGCTGCGGGTGAATTTGATATTTCCCCGCGATCTTGAGACAGCGGTCGAGGCGTTGCAGCCTGGCGAGTCTCTCGAGAACCTCGTTTTCCTGGCCAAGTCGAGTCCCACGCCACTTGGAAGGATTCTGTCCGTGTGCCTGGAGCACCTGCGCTGGCCGCGTCAGGAGAACGTCGAGGCCGTCCAAATGCGTGCCCGCCACGAGATCGTGCGGATGGAAAGCGGCCTCGTCCTGCTCGAGGTTGCCACGGGCATAGCACCGTTGCTAGGCCTGCTTGGAACGTTGTCGGGGTTGGTCGGAATTTTCTCGAATATCGGCGAGGGCGGTGATCCCGCGGCCGTGGCGCGTGGAATTTCCGAGGCTTTGAATACGACCATCGTGGGTCTTGCCGTGGCCGTGGTCTGTCTCGTGGCCTACAATTATTTCCAGCGCAAGGTCGAGACCATGGCGGTCTCGCTCGAGGGTGCGGCGGCCGACCTCATGGCCAAGTGCTACGGCGCGGAGGGGTGA